A portion of the Cryptomeria japonica chromosome 5, Sugi_1.0, whole genome shotgun sequence genome contains these proteins:
- the LOC131063353 gene encoding uncharacterized protein LOC131063353, whose product MKFLTWNVRGCNALNKRRLVKRGFDQAKPEVICIQETKLGREDAACIFGVRQKWSGHFVDSDGALGGLGILWNPLAIQVEVVSSYKHWQMVKVISKTMNFSCFLVNVYGLTLVVDKCRLWEDISRRLEEVRPSLAIIAGDFNATLSSSEKHGGVRRLSRSQLDFQSFVNENALFEVAAKGGDYTWTNRHRGFSNIAEKLDRFFLAGDWNVAPLVFEAEVLAISGSDHFPVSLVVQNDGVPIRCPFKVEKMWTRDPSFKELVVGWWKGGEKAPRPDEFRAFFFQFFWDELGEDLLEVVEESRSRGFVLKEFNYTLVALIPKKAKPAGMEEFHPISLYTIYKIVTKVAANRLKLILDKLISCEQSGFTPGRNIVDGVIVAHEAIHTAMKGR is encoded by the exons ATGAAGTTCCTaacctggaatgtcaggggctgcaatgcccttAACAAGCGACGTTTGGTCAAAAGAGGTTTTGATCAGGCCAAGCCAGAAGTTATTTGTATTCAGGAGACTAAGTTGGGTCGTGAAGATGCTGCGTGTATTTTTGGGGTAAGGCAGAAATGGTCGGGTCACTTTGTGGATTCAGATGGGGCATTGGGTGGTCTGGGTATTCTGTGGAATCCTTTGGCTATTCAAGTGGAAGTTGTTTCAAGTTATAAGCATTGGCAGATGGTTAAGGTGATTTCGAAGACTATGAATTTCTCATGTTTTCTTGTTAATGTCTATGGGCTGACTTTGGTTGTAGATAAGTGCAGATTATGGGAGGATATCTCCAGGCGTCTAGAGGAAGTGAGGCCGTCTTTAGCAATTATTGCTGGAGATTTCAATGCCACCCTCTCTTCCTCTGAGAAGCATGGAGGGGTGAGGAGGTTGAGCCGATCGCAATTGGACTTCCAATCTTTTGTTAACGAGAATGCTCTGTTTGAAGTGGCAGCTAAAGGTGGGgattacacatggactaatagacATAGAGGCTTTTCCAAtattgctgagaaactagatagaTTCTTCCTTGCAGGGGATTGGAATGTAGCCCCTTTGGTTTTTGAGGCTGAGGTCCTAGCCATCTCAGGTTCAGACCATTTTCCGGTCTCCTTGGTTGTGCAGAATGATGGTGTTCCAATTCGATGTCCCTTCAAGGTGGAAAAGATGTGGACTAGGGATCCAAGTTTTAAAGAGCTTGTAGTTGGGTGGTGGAAGG GTGGGGAGAAAGCACCAAGGCCAGATGAGTTTCGAGCTTTCTTTTTTCAATTCTTCTGGGATGAGCTTGGTGAGGATTTGCTTGAAGTGGTTGAAGAGTCTAGGTCCAGAGGCTTTGTTTTGAAGGAATTCAACTACACTTTAGTGGCGCTTATTCCTAAAAAGGCCAAGCCAGCTGGGATGGAGGAGTTTCATCCCATTTCATTGTACACTATCTACAAAATCGTTACAAAAGTGGCTGCTAACAGGCTTAAGTTAATTCTTGATAAGCTAATCTCTTGTGAACAAAGTGGTTTTACTCCTGGAAGGAATATTGTGGATGGGGTGATTGTGGCCCATGAAGCTATTCACACGGCTATGAAGGGTAGATAG